One part of the Marichromatium purpuratum 984 genome encodes these proteins:
- a CDS encoding HDOD domain-containing protein, which translates to MSQTLEVLSLLAEMDITKDLPQTAREELAAHCGFGEVPAKQRIRLTESGGQRLFLVDGHLVRLTDGSGERFQSFRGLSDPIEVFDGVTRGESMIVTESPCLLLKVSSAALEAAQQSGLEVSDIELDATEGEFLAELYGLISDNRLELPARPEVAFKIQELTNDPDAGIVELTEVIQSDGTIAGALLHATNSPLFRATKQIQSVRDAVLRLGFRNTRMLTTNLALRQAFKARHAVTREAMQQVWADGVLCSAYSYLLAETLGLLHRERALLAGLVAGIGAVPIIQFIEMRDPDPSPELIASLVDKLSGITGVLVINYWGLGEDLVAVAEHSYDWSYVAPEPDYASIAIVARWAALQSEGRDHPEASQVPAFATLGLTLPAPGEPIGELASSTETLESLKMMFDV; encoded by the coding sequence ATGTCCCAGACGCTCGAGGTCCTCTCACTGCTCGCCGAGATGGACATCACCAAGGATCTCCCCCAGACCGCGCGCGAGGAGCTGGCCGCACACTGTGGTTTTGGAGAGGTCCCGGCCAAGCAGCGCATCCGCCTGACCGAATCAGGGGGGCAGCGGCTGTTCCTGGTCGACGGTCACCTGGTGCGTCTGACCGACGGTTCGGGCGAACGCTTCCAGAGCTTTCGCGGCCTGAGTGATCCGATCGAGGTGTTCGATGGCGTGACGCGTGGTGAGTCGATGATCGTCACCGAGAGCCCCTGTCTGTTGCTCAAGGTGTCCTCGGCGGCGCTCGAGGCGGCGCAGCAATCGGGGCTGGAGGTCAGCGATATCGAACTCGATGCCACCGAGGGCGAGTTCCTCGCCGAACTCTACGGCTTGATCTCCGATAATCGACTCGAGCTGCCGGCGCGGCCAGAGGTGGCGTTCAAGATCCAGGAACTCACCAACGACCCCGACGCCGGGATCGTCGAATTGACCGAAGTGATCCAGAGCGACGGGACCATCGCCGGCGCTCTGCTGCATGCCACCAACAGCCCGCTGTTCCGCGCCACCAAGCAGATCCAGTCGGTACGAGACGCGGTGCTACGGCTGGGATTTCGCAACACCCGGATGCTGACCACCAACCTCGCATTGCGCCAGGCCTTCAAGGCGCGTCACGCGGTCACCCGCGAGGCGATGCAGCAGGTCTGGGCCGATGGCGTGCTGTGCTCGGCCTACAGCTACCTGCTGGCCGAGACGCTCGGGTTGCTGCATCGCGAACGAGCGCTGCTCGCCGGTCTGGTGGCCGGGATCGGCGCCGTGCCCATCATCCAGTTCATCGAGATGCGCGACCCCGACCCCAGTCCTGAACTCATCGCCTCTCTGGTCGACAAACTCAGTGGTATCACCGGCGTCCTGGTGATCAACTACTGGGGGTTGGGCGAGGACCTGGTCGCGGTGGCCGAGCACTCGTACGACTGGTCCTATGTCGCGCCCGAGCCCGATTATGCAAGCATCGCCATCGTTGCCCGCTGGGCGGCACTACAGAGCGAGGGCAGGGATCATCCGGAGGCGAGCCAGGTTCCGGCATTCGCCACCCTGGGGTTGACCCTGCCCGCGCCCGGTGAGCCAATCGGCGAGCTGGCCTCGAGCACCGAAACGCTGGAGTCGCTGAAGATGATGTTCGATGTCTGA
- the motB gene encoding flagellar motor protein MotB has product MSLEPKKQPVIVRKVIRKSAHHGGAWKIAYADFATAMMAFFLLLWILNATDDKQRAAIAGYFQEPALFEAGSPVLTVPTGEGSGNAPSTIDFEGGFAPSPEGLSPSQLAALAQRLDSARLESLRLSLQAALDDSAALAPYKEQLLIDVVPEGLRIQIIDREHRPMFDLGSARLLPHAAAILEEIGTMIETVPNPTAISGHTDAHPYTNPDYTNWELSTDRANAARRALIAGGMAEEQVGRIVGLGSSAPADLEDPGAPINRRISIVVMRLETAEAVFEHDSATLELPGD; this is encoded by the coding sequence ATGTCGCTCGAACCGAAGAAACAGCCAGTGATCGTCCGCAAGGTGATCCGCAAGAGCGCCCATCACGGCGGCGCCTGGAAGATCGCCTATGCCGACTTCGCCACCGCGATGATGGCCTTCTTCCTGCTCCTGTGGATTCTCAACGCCACCGATGATAAGCAACGCGCAGCGATCGCGGGCTATTTCCAGGAGCCGGCACTGTTCGAGGCCGGCAGCCCGGTGCTCACCGTCCCGACCGGTGAGGGCAGCGGCAACGCTCCCTCGACCATCGACTTCGAGGGTGGTTTTGCGCCCTCGCCCGAGGGGTTGAGTCCGTCCCAGCTCGCAGCACTGGCCCAACGCCTCGACAGCGCACGACTCGAAAGCCTGCGCCTCAGCCTGCAGGCGGCGCTCGACGACAGCGCCGCACTCGCCCCCTACAAGGAGCAACTGCTGATCGATGTCGTTCCCGAGGGGCTGCGCATTCAGATCATCGATCGCGAGCATCGACCGATGTTCGACCTCGGCAGTGCCCGACTGCTACCCCACGCCGCCGCCATTCTCGAAGAGATCGGCACCATGATCGAGACGGTCCCCAACCCCACCGCGATCTCCGGGCACACCGACGCGCACCCCTATACCAACCCGGATTACACCAACTGGGAGCTGTCGACCGATCGCGCCAACGCCGCCCGGCGCGCGCTGATCGCCGGCGGGATGGCCGAGGAGCAGGTCGGACGCATCGTTGGATTGGGTTCGAGCGCCCCGGCCGATCTCGAAGATCCGGGTGCGCCGATCAATCGCCGCATCAGCATCGTGGTGATGCGCCTGGAGACCGCCGAGGCGGTCTTCGAGCACGACAGCGCCACCCTCGAACTGCCCGGCGACTGA
- the motA gene encoding flagellar motor stator protein MotA, which yields MKLLLGALITFGAVLGGFAAHGGNLLAIWQPYEIVIIGGAALGAFVIANPGTIIRETLIALPQLLHGPRYTRADYLDLLALMFKLFVKIRKDGLMGVEADIEEPRNSALFRAHPRLLQHPHALEFISDYMRLVVSGGMNPFELDALMDVELNAHHESRTAAAHAVQRSADALPAFGIVAAVLGIVKTMGALGGALDEIGALVAAALVGTFLGVLIAYGLIGPIATAMEHRAEEELQFLTCIKACILANVQGYGPQIAVEFGRKTMHIPLRPSFGQLERHLHGGRAR from the coding sequence ATGAAACTACTGCTCGGCGCACTGATCACCTTCGGCGCCGTGCTCGGCGGTTTTGCCGCCCATGGCGGCAACCTGCTGGCAATCTGGCAACCCTACGAGATCGTCATCATCGGCGGCGCCGCACTCGGCGCCTTCGTCATCGCCAACCCCGGCACGATTATCCGCGAGACCCTGATCGCTCTGCCACAGCTCCTGCATGGACCGCGCTATACCCGCGCCGACTATCTCGATCTGCTGGCGCTGATGTTCAAGCTCTTCGTCAAGATCCGCAAGGATGGACTGATGGGGGTCGAGGCCGATATCGAAGAACCACGCAACAGCGCGCTGTTCCGCGCCCATCCCCGGCTGCTGCAGCACCCGCACGCGCTCGAGTTCATCTCCGACTACATGCGCCTGGTGGTCAGCGGCGGCATGAACCCCTTCGAGCTCGACGCGCTGATGGATGTCGAACTCAATGCCCATCACGAGTCGCGCACCGCCGCGGCGCACGCGGTGCAGCGCAGCGCCGATGCCCTGCCCGCCTTCGGCATCGTCGCCGCGGTGCTCGGCATCGTGAAGACCATGGGTGCGCTCGGCGGCGCGCTCGACGAGATCGGCGCCCTGGTCGCCGCAGCGCTGGTCGGGACCTTCCTCGGGGTGCTGATCGCCTACGGCCTCATCGGACCGATCGCCACCGCGATGGAGCATCGCGCCGAGGAGGAGCTGCAGTTTCTCACCTGCATCAAGGCCTGCATCCTCGCCAACGTCCAGGGTTACGGGCCACAGATCGCCGTCGAGTTCGGTCGCAAGACGATGCACATTCCTCTGCGCCCGAGCTTCGGCCAACTCGAGCGCCACCTGCACGGCGGACGGGCGAGGTAA
- a CDS encoding OmpA/MotB family protein, which produces MSTLSQRRPGHHPHHEGDSHWLVVSDLMASLMMIFLFLALLHMVQIERAHEVETEVRTSAAELRQAIYHALEDEFVDDLPRWNAELERDTLTLRFREPDVLFDRSSSRIKPEFEAILSDFLPRYVARLRPFSTVIREIRIEGHTSSEWAPGSSPLEAYFANMELSQKRTRAVLRFAYGLEALRYEQWFRYRVAAVGLSSSRLVLDATGHEDPIASRRVEFSVLTNFEDRLLAPTGLNVAATP; this is translated from the coding sequence ATGAGCACACTCTCGCAACGCCGCCCCGGACACCACCCGCATCACGAGGGCGACAGCCACTGGCTGGTGGTCTCCGACCTGATGGCCTCGCTGATGATGATCTTCCTCTTCCTCGCCCTGCTCCACATGGTGCAGATCGAGCGCGCCCACGAGGTCGAGACCGAGGTGCGCACCTCCGCGGCCGAACTGCGCCAGGCGATCTATCACGCGCTGGAAGACGAGTTCGTCGATGATCTGCCACGGTGGAACGCCGAACTCGAGCGCGACACACTGACGCTGCGCTTTCGCGAGCCAGACGTGCTCTTCGATCGCAGCTCGTCGCGGATCAAGCCCGAGTTCGAGGCCATCCTCAGCGACTTCCTGCCACGCTATGTCGCGCGCCTGCGCCCGTTCAGCACGGTGATCCGCGAGATCCGCATCGAGGGCCACACCTCCAGCGAGTGGGCGCCGGGAAGCAGCCCGCTCGAGGCCTATTTCGCCAACATGGAACTCAGTCAGAAACGCACCCGCGCAGTGCTGCGCTTCGCCTATGGACTCGAAGCGTTGCGTTACGAGCAGTGGTTCAGGTACCGGGTGGCCGCGGTGGGGCTGTCCTCGTCACGACTGGTGCTCGACGCTACCGGACACGAGGACCCGATCGCCTCGCGCCGGGTGGAGTTCAGCGTGCTGACCAACTTCGAGGACCGGCTGCTGGCACCCACCGGACTCAATGTCGCCGCAACACCCTGA
- a CDS encoding response regulator: MQHGKLLVVDDEPSNLALIEQILGEDYNLVFARNGQEALAAVAKHTPVMLLLDVQMPDMDGYEVCRRLKASAGGSQIPVLFITSRSDEIDENEAFEAGGVDFITKPISPLVLRARVRTHLSLVRATDLERSQRDAIDMLARAGHFRDNDTGVHIWRMADYSALLAEAVGWSEESVALMKLAAPMHDTGKMGIPDAILQKPAKLDAAEWAMMKTHARIGHDILARSEARVFKLAAEIALYHHERWDGSGYPEGLAGTEIPQSARIVAIADVFDALSMRRPYKEPWPVERVVETINTEAGHHFEPELITLFNASLERILEIKATWDAREPDELN, encoded by the coding sequence ATGCAACACGGCAAGCTTCTGGTGGTCGACGACGAGCCGAGCAACCTCGCGCTGATCGAACAGATCCTCGGTGAGGACTACAACCTGGTATTCGCTCGCAACGGCCAGGAGGCGCTGGCGGCGGTCGCCAAGCACACACCGGTGATGCTGTTGCTCGACGTGCAGATGCCGGACATGGACGGCTACGAGGTCTGTCGCCGACTCAAGGCCAGCGCGGGTGGCAGTCAGATCCCGGTGCTGTTCATCACCTCGCGCTCCGACGAGATCGACGAAAACGAGGCCTTCGAGGCCGGTGGGGTCGACTTCATCACCAAACCGATCTCACCGCTGGTGCTCAGGGCCCGGGTTCGCACCCATCTCTCATTGGTCCGTGCCACCGACCTCGAACGCAGTCAGCGCGACGCCATCGACATGCTGGCGCGCGCCGGGCACTTTCGCGACAACGATACCGGCGTCCATATCTGGCGCATGGCCGACTACTCGGCGCTGCTCGCCGAGGCCGTCGGCTGGTCGGAGGAGTCGGTGGCACTGATGAAGCTCGCCGCACCGATGCACGACACCGGTAAGATGGGCATCCCCGACGCCATCCTGCAGAAACCGGCCAAGCTCGACGCCGCCGAGTGGGCGATGATGAAGACCCATGCCCGGATCGGGCACGACATCCTCGCGCGCAGCGAGGCGCGGGTCTTCAAGCTCGCCGCCGAAATCGCGCTCTATCACCACGAGCGCTGGGACGGCAGCGGCTACCCCGAAGGACTCGCCGGCACCGAGATCCCCCAGTCGGCGCGCATCGTCGCCATCGCCGACGTCTTCGACGCCCTGAGCATGCGCCGCCCCTACAAGGAGCCCTGGCCGGTCGAGCGCGTGGTCGAGACCATCAACACCGAGGCGGGACACCACTTCGAGCCAGAGCTGATCACCTTGTTCAATGCATCGCTCGAACGCATCCTCGAGATCAAGGCGACCTGGGACGCCCGCGAACCCGACGAACTCAACTGA
- a CDS encoding putative metalloprotease CJM1_0395 family protein gives MEIHTGVGASLRPSPAPAADSSGGATRQQETASTVGREANEDAQPRPAEQPEQTPTPEELRLIEQLRQRDREVRAHEQAHVAAGGRYVTGGPTYTYQTGPDGRQYAIGGEVQIDTSEEADPAATLEKAETVLRAALAPAEPSSQDQRVAAQARAMQIEAQREMRILEQADQEMRRMDGEASAARADANAQDANSAGMLEPGVERDRLERRIAGFFAPARSAEQINQFA, from the coding sequence ATGGAGATCCATACCGGGGTCGGTGCGTCGCTTCGGCCCTCTCCCGCGCCCGCTGCCGACTCCTCCGGTGGCGCCACCCGCCAGCAAGAGACGGCATCCACCGTTGGGCGTGAAGCCAACGAGGACGCACAGCCCCGCCCCGCAGAGCAGCCAGAACAGACGCCCACGCCAGAAGAGCTGCGGCTGATCGAGCAGTTGCGCCAGCGCGACCGTGAGGTACGCGCACACGAGCAGGCGCATGTGGCCGCGGGTGGGCGTTATGTCACCGGCGGTCCTACCTATACCTATCAAACCGGCCCAGACGGGCGTCAGTATGCGATCGGCGGTGAGGTGCAGATCGATACCTCCGAGGAGGCCGATCCGGCGGCGACGCTGGAGAAGGCCGAGACCGTGTTGCGCGCTGCCTTGGCGCCCGCGGAGCCTTCCAGCCAGGATCAGCGGGTTGCCGCCCAGGCGCGCGCGATGCAGATCGAGGCGCAGCGCGAGATGCGTATTCTCGAGCAGGCGGATCAGGAAATGCGTCGAATGGATGGGGAAGCGTCGGCTGCACGGGCCGATGCGAATGCGCAGGATGCGAACTCCGCGGGCATGCTGGAGCCTGGGGTCGAGCGCGACCGACTCGAGCGCAGGATTGCCGGATTCTTTGCGCCCGCGCGCTCAGCCGAGCAAATCAACCAGTTCGCCTGA
- a CDS encoding PilZ domain-containing protein — MDSDRRRHPRLPMQVEVDLFRAGRPAQRVWTNDLSGGGVMILMDDTDRPAVGSWVELQVTGTLGAGETPPLVRAQVVRHLPDGLALSFDEDDDSMA; from the coding sequence ATGGATTCAGACAGGCGGCGTCATCCACGATTGCCGATGCAGGTCGAGGTCGACCTCTTTCGGGCCGGCCGCCCGGCTCAGCGGGTCTGGACCAATGATCTCAGCGGTGGCGGGGTGATGATCTTGATGGATGACACCGACCGCCCCGCAGTTGGCAGCTGGGTCGAGCTGCAGGTGACCGGAACCCTGGGGGCAGGTGAAACGCCGCCCCTGGTCAGGGCGCAGGTGGTACGCCACCTGCCTGATGGTCTGGCGCTCTCGTTCGATGAGGACGACGACTCCATGGCCTGA
- a CDS encoding HDOD domain-containing protein, with translation MTIEGLVKNTGRLLAIPRVVGEVMKLLDDPDSPQREIASRLEQDPALVAILLRLANSPAFAPARTVDSVERALALLGREHVRRLVIAGAVTQASDRLPVQNLLPLEVFWHHSAYCAVIARLLAEERSRALAGTVFLGGLLHDLGQLVLFSEVPEEAHRAFLSSLDAPNEISPQAAEQVELGFDHAELGGALAERWGLPESLCACLRYHHAPLEAPAEHFEAVAIVHLANTGAHLAELDSRDWNDAPPIVPEVWERVRVTPEQLLASLDAAQYQVCAVEALRDPG, from the coding sequence ATGACCATCGAAGGCCTGGTAAAGAACACGGGGCGGCTGCTGGCCATCCCTCGCGTGGTTGGCGAGGTGATGAAGCTGCTCGACGACCCCGACAGCCCGCAGCGCGAGATCGCCTCGCGGCTGGAGCAGGACCCTGCGCTGGTGGCGATCCTGCTGCGATTGGCCAACAGCCCGGCATTCGCGCCGGCACGCACCGTCGACTCGGTCGAGCGCGCGCTGGCCCTGCTCGGACGTGAGCATGTGCGCAGACTGGTGATCGCCGGGGCGGTGACCCAGGCATCCGACCGCTTGCCGGTCCAGAACCTGTTGCCGCTCGAGGTCTTCTGGCACCACTCGGCCTATTGCGCGGTGATCGCACGCCTGCTTGCCGAGGAGCGCTCGCGGGCCCTGGCCGGTACCGTATTCCTCGGTGGCTTGCTGCATGATCTCGGTCAGCTGGTGCTGTTCTCCGAGGTGCCCGAGGAGGCGCACCGCGCCTTTCTCAGCAGCCTCGACGCCCCCAACGAGATCTCGCCACAGGCGGCCGAGCAGGTCGAACTCGGCTTTGATCACGCCGAACTCGGTGGCGCCCTGGCCGAGCGCTGGGGGTTGCCCGAGTCGCTGTGCGCCTGTTTGCGTTATCATCATGCCCCGCTGGAGGCGCCCGCCGAGCACTTCGAGGCGGTCGCCATCGTCCATCTCGCCAACACCGGGGCCCATCTCGCCGAACTCGACTCGCGTGACTGGAACGATGCGCCGCCGATCGTTCCCGAAGTCTGGGAACGTGTGAGGGTGACCCCGGAGCAGTTGCTTGCCAGCCTCGATGCCGCGCAGTACCAGGTCTGTGCAGTCGAGGCATTGCGCGATCCCGGCTGA
- a CDS encoding transcription initiation factor TFIID subunit 7 family protein, with protein MLAARTTTLFATEPFPMRPAHPLAPTATTPATPQVATASAPTEDIVAEVATRINTDQDYQILRKSFDLEKIATPLADGQSGTLDTRATRIKERVMNAQVRLAQEQIHRRLAELELSWQSSSSLRLEFGGSDLQSLEFAQMQSFSLSLQTGPGGVAVRDPLVLDLSGEGLQTTGIEAGVSFDLDADGQAEQVSFVTGGTWALALDRNGNGQIDDGRELFGDQNGAAHGFGELARYDSNGDGQINADDPVFGALRLLQIRPDGTQVQRTLAEASIQSLETGYQHTRKALNAYDVVAQTGQFVREDGSRGELADVLLGYRAEA; from the coding sequence ATGCTTGCCGCCCGCACTACCACCCTGTTCGCTACCGAGCCCTTCCCCATGCGGCCTGCGCATCCGTTGGCGCCGACCGCGACCACCCCGGCCACCCCGCAAGTCGCCACCGCCTCGGCACCGACCGAGGACATCGTTGCCGAGGTCGCCACGCGTATCAATACCGATCAGGACTATCAGATCCTGCGCAAGTCCTTCGATCTCGAAAAGATCGCGACTCCTCTGGCCGACGGCCAGTCCGGGACGCTTGATACCCGCGCGACACGGATCAAGGAGCGGGTGATGAATGCCCAGGTCCGGCTCGCCCAGGAGCAGATCCATCGTCGTCTGGCCGAACTCGAACTCTCCTGGCAGAGCAGTAGCAGTCTGCGGCTCGAATTCGGTGGCAGTGATCTGCAGTCGCTCGAGTTTGCCCAGATGCAGAGTTTCAGCTTGAGTCTACAGACCGGTCCAGGCGGCGTGGCCGTACGTGATCCCCTGGTGCTCGACCTCTCCGGTGAGGGTCTCCAGACCACCGGGATCGAGGCCGGGGTGAGCTTTGATCTCGATGCCGACGGTCAAGCCGAACAGGTCAGTTTCGTCACCGGTGGAACCTGGGCGCTAGCGCTCGATCGTAACGGCAATGGTCAGATCGACGACGGTCGAGAGCTGTTCGGTGATCAGAACGGTGCTGCCCACGGCTTCGGCGAGCTGGCGCGTTATGATTCAAACGGAGATGGGCAGATCAATGCCGATGACCCGGTGTTCGGTGCCTTGCGACTGCTGCAGATCAGGCCCGACGGTACTCAGGTTCAGCGCACCCTGGCCGAGGCATCGATCCAGTCCCTGGAGACCGGCTATCAGCATACCCGCAAGGCGCTCAATGCCTATGATGTCGTCGCCCAGACCGGCCAGTTCGTGCGTGAAGACGGTTCGCGCGGTGAACTCGCTGATGTGCTGCTGGGCTATCGGGCCGAGGCGTGA
- a CDS encoding HDOD domain-containing protein, translating into MTALTEPGRLPVLARSRARLRRLLEGPETSRQRVAAVLLDDPALALQALYRANAVPHRHFRAEVATLEDAVHMLGESGLTCLLDEVVEAERQLEGNRLRAYRHAMARGVLAGALAADWASCGRDMFPAEVAAAALLHTLGEFVLLAVGDRRIRRYLQLVYLHHVLPHEADYVALSDSLGTLGYRLACRWALPEMVRESMRPHNAAHSRLLGAMLANQMARDACSGWRHPLLGRDLWLASELLELSPDALTLRVNRVLALMRERHPVLAETALTPLPTPARAPSVWDLRVPYQAPFCLAPRGDELARCRCRLEREQGGSDERLLTTLLYGLHRGLGLNRVAFFTCAPGDRTLSPQLFVGSEFEPGFNQGGWRHRARALLDELLEAPGVVRVGDGGTIALPDELAERLGVDAFLAMPLWRGGAVLGLVYADRRSVCCHLDAGVETQFAALVLWTSELLSRASGEIS; encoded by the coding sequence TTGACCGCGCTGACCGAGCCCGGGCGACTGCCGGTGCTGGCGCGTTCCCGCGCACGGCTCAGGAGGTTGCTCGAGGGGCCAGAGACTTCGCGACAGCGCGTGGCCGCGGTGCTGCTCGATGATCCGGCGCTGGCGCTGCAGGCACTGTATCGGGCCAACGCCGTGCCGCACCGTCATTTCCGCGCCGAGGTCGCCACTCTCGAGGATGCGGTGCACATGCTCGGAGAGAGCGGTCTGACATGTCTCCTCGACGAGGTCGTCGAGGCCGAGCGCCAGCTCGAGGGGAATCGGCTGCGCGCCTATCGCCATGCCATGGCGCGTGGTGTGCTGGCCGGTGCGCTGGCTGCCGACTGGGCGAGCTGTGGGCGTGACATGTTTCCGGCCGAGGTGGCCGCGGCCGCGCTCTTGCATACCCTTGGCGAGTTCGTCCTGCTCGCGGTGGGTGATCGGCGGATCAGGCGATATCTGCAGCTCGTCTATCTCCATCATGTTTTGCCGCATGAGGCCGATTATGTCGCGCTCAGCGACAGTCTGGGAACCCTGGGTTACCGGCTGGCCTGTCGCTGGGCATTGCCCGAGATGGTGCGCGAATCGATGCGTCCGCACAATGCCGCGCACAGCCGTCTGCTGGGAGCGATGCTCGCCAACCAGATGGCGCGCGATGCCTGCTCGGGATGGCGCCATCCGTTGCTCGGGCGAGACCTGTGGCTGGCGAGCGAGCTGCTCGAACTCTCTCCCGACGCCCTGACCCTAAGGGTCAATCGGGTGCTGGCGTTGATGCGCGAGCGTCATCCCGTACTTGCCGAGACGGCGCTGACACCGCTGCCGACGCCGGCGCGTGCCCCCTCGGTCTGGGATCTGCGGGTACCTTATCAGGCCCCTTTCTGTCTGGCTCCGCGTGGTGATGAGCTGGCGCGCTGCCGGTGCCGGCTCGAGCGTGAGCAGGGAGGGAGCGATGAACGGTTGCTGACGACCCTGCTGTATGGACTGCATCGCGGGCTCGGGCTCAATCGGGTGGCCTTCTTCACCTGCGCCCCCGGTGACCGCACCCTGAGCCCGCAGCTGTTCGTCGGTTCGGAGTTCGAGCCCGGGTTCAATCAGGGCGGTTGGCGGCATCGGGCGCGGGCGTTGCTCGACGAATTGCTCGAGGCGCCTGGCGTGGTGCGGGTCGGGGACGGCGGTACGATCGCGCTACCCGATGAGCTGGCCGAGCGACTCGGCGTCGATGCTTTCCTGGCGATGCCGCTGTGGCGAGGCGGTGCCGTGCTCGGTCTGGTCTACGCCGATCGACGCAGTGTCTGCTGTCATCTCGACGCCGGGGTCGAGACACAGTTTGCGGCGCTGGTGCTGTGGACCTCGGAACTCCTGTCTCGCGCCTCGGGCGAGATCAGTTGA
- a CDS encoding retropepsin-like aspartic protease family protein, giving the protein MVLVLLCSVATCPVMALDPCPGGQTQAAGPEARFYRDSRGEYRLRGRIGGSAVTFRLAPEADTVVLGEREATRLGLVYARGRLVRHQGTTGVGLGYAVELDSVQVGGIVRERVAAVVVIGEETGEVLLGQSFLRGLTRCRAAGAIVLRALYR; this is encoded by the coding sequence ATGGTTCTCGTGCTGCTCTGCTCCGTGGCGACCTGTCCGGTGATGGCGCTCGATCCTTGTCCCGGCGGACAGACGCAAGCAGCGGGACCGGAGGCGCGCTTTTATCGCGACAGTCGAGGCGAATATCGGTTGCGTGGCCGGATCGGTGGCTCGGCGGTGACCTTCCGGTTGGCGCCCGAGGCCGATACCGTCGTGCTCGGCGAGCGTGAGGCGACCCGGCTGGGGCTCGTGTATGCACGCGGTCGCCTCGTGCGCCATCAGGGGACGACGGGAGTCGGTCTGGGGTATGCCGTGGAACTCGATAGCGTGCAGGTCGGCGGCATCGTACGCGAGCGGGTCGCTGCCGTGGTCGTCATCGGAGAGGAGACGGGCGAGGTCTTGCTCGGGCAGAGCTTTCTGCGTGGGCTCACGCGATGTCGTGCTGCCGGAGCCATCGTGTTGCGTGCGCTATACCGCTGA